In Kogia breviceps isolate mKogBre1 chromosome 7, mKogBre1 haplotype 1, whole genome shotgun sequence, a single window of DNA contains:
- the C7H11orf71 gene encoding uncharacterized protein C11orf71 homolog, with amino-acid sequence MALNYVSLSAGDRRGLVAYRSSHGDLSSSALALAMVSGDSFLVTSPEEILPEPILRSTVRLNFLTESRRAPGGGRSLTRFIEGREQEARSRSRQARFSPYPAPAVKLDLLRSVLQQRLVALGGVSAARLSA; translated from the coding sequence ATGGCCCTGAACTATGTGTCCCTGTCTGCCGGCGATCGAAGAGGCCTGGTGGCCTACCGCTCTTCCCACGGCGACCTCAGCTCGTCGGCCTTAGCGTTGGCGATGGTCTCTGGAGACAGCTTCCTCGTTACCAGTCCCGAGGAGATTCTTCCAGAACCTATTCTTCGGTCCACTGTGCGGCTGAACTTCCTGACCGAGAGCCGTCGGGCGCCTGGTGGCGGCCGGAGCCTGACCCGCTTTATAGAGGGAAGGGAACAGGAGGCGCGGAGCCGAAGCCGCCAAGCCAGATTCTCACCTTACCCGGCACCTGCGGTTAAACTCGACCTCCTAAGAAGTGTCCTGCAACAGCGTCTGGTGGCACTTGGAGGTGTTAGCGCAGCCCGTCTTTCAGCTTAA
- the RBM7 gene encoding RNA-binding protein 7, producing the protein MGAAAAEADRTLFVGNLETKVTEELLFELFHQAGPVIKVKIPKDKDGKPKQFAFVNFKHEVSVPYAMNLLNGIKLFGRPIKIQFRSGSSHASQEVTSSYPQHHVGSSSPTSTSPSRYERAVDNMTPSTSITQRSFSSSEKFQRQAVMNSVLRQMSYGGKFGSPHLDQSGFSPSVQSHNHTFNQSSTSQWRQDTPLSQRKARQNSHPYVVDRHYSREQRYTDHGSDHHYRGSRDDFFYEERNHDGWSHDYDNRRDSGRDGKWRSSRH; encoded by the exons ATGGGGGCGGCGGCAGCGGAGGCGGATCGTACTCTCTTTGTGGGCAACCTTGAAACGAAAGTGACAGAGGAGCTCCTTTTCGAGCTTTTCCACCAG GCTGGGCCagtaataaaagtgaaaattccGAAAGATAAGGATGGTAAACCAAAGCAGTTTGCGTTTGTGAATTTCAAACATGAAGTATCTGTTCCTTATGCCATGAATCTGCTTAACGGAATCAAACTTTTTGGAAGGCCCATCAAAATTCAGTTTAGATCAG GAAGTAGCCATGCCTCACAGGAGGTCACTTCGTCATATCCCCAGCATCATGTTGGAAGTTCAAGCCCTACTTCCACATCTCCTAGCAG GTACGAAAGGGCAGTGGATAACATGACTCCATCAACATCAATAACTCAaagatctttttcttcttcagaaaaatttcaGAGACAAGCAGTG ATGAACAGTGTTTTGAGACAGATGTCATATGGAGGGAAATTTGGTTCTCCACATCTGGATCAATCAGGATTTTCCCCATCAGTTCAGTCACATAATCACACTTTTAACCAGTCTTCAACCTCCCAGTGGCGCCAAGATACACCGTTATCACAGCGAAAAGCCAGACAGAATTCTCATCCCTATGTAGTGGATAGACATTACAGCCGTGAACAGCGTTACACTGATCATGGGTCTGACCATCATTACAGAGGAAGCAGAGATGATTTCTTCTATGAAGAGAGAAATCACGATGGCTGGAGCCATGACTATGATAACAGAAGAGACAGTGGTAGAGATGGAAAATGGCGCTCATCTCGACACTAA